The window CGATGTTCCGCCCGATACGCTGAAGGTTTGCGTATAACTCTGGCCCACCGTTCCTGACGCTAAAGCACCGCTGTCTGGTGTCATCGCCAGGGTTACGGCTGTGACGTTAAGCGAGACGGTTGCCACCTGTGAAGTGCCATAGGCGTTAGTCGCGCTGTAGGTGAAGGTGTCGCTGCCGGAATATCCCGCGACGGGGGTGTAGAGGATACGTAAACCAGACACCGTTGCAGTCCCGTGTGCCGCCTGCTGGACAATGGCCACGCTGGTGGCAGAACCGCTAATTGCCAGGCTAATGGCGTTATTCGTGCTGCCTGCATCCACGGTAGCTGAAACGGCGCTGACCTCCGGTGCCTGATCGCCTACGCTCAGGGTGTAACTGACGGTTCCTGTTGCATTGTTGCTGTCTGTTGCCGTGACCTGAATGGTGTAGCTGCCGATAGCGGCGGGTGTACCCGAGAGTACACCCGTGATGCTGTTGAGCGTGATACCCGCAGGCAGGCCACTGGCGGCATAACTATACGGGGCCGTGCCGCCGGATGCCGCCACGGTTTGCGACCACGCGCTACCCAGGGTTGCGCCCGGAAGCGCGCCCGCCACGGGGGTAAAACTGAGCGCAGGTGCGCTCACCGTCAATGAAACGGTGGCATCGGCAGAGGTTCCCCCCGTGTTGGTAGCGTTATAGGTAAAGCTGTCGCTACCCGAATAACCTGTCGTCGGCGTATAGGTAATGCTGGTGCCGCTTACCGTGGTGGTGCCGTGGGCAGGTGCGGTTGCAACAGCGACGGAGGTGGGTGTACCGCCACTCATTGCCAGGGTAATCGGATTGTCGCTGCTGTTGGCTGCGACGGTAGCCGCAACATTGGCCGCCACCGGTGCGGCTTCCGCGCGCGAGACGTTGACGCTATAGGAATCGGTGGTGGTTCCATCCTGTGCCGTTACGATCACCGGGATGCTGGTGGTTGCGCCCGCTGTCAGGCTGATGGCTGCAGAAGCAGATCCGGAAGTCACCGCACTGCCGTTAACGGTAACGGTGGCATTGGTATCGGTGGGGGTGGGTGTCACGGTGATGGAGGCAACGCTATTCGCCACGGACGCCGTATAACTGGTGGTTGCCGCAGAGAAGGCAGGCGACAGCGTACCGGCTGAAAGCGACAGTGCGCTCAGGGTGGCAACGCTGGAGGATGCCGTACCGGTGCAGCTAAATTGCACATTGCTGATCTGACTGTAATCAGTACTGAGAAAGAAGGCCACACCTTCAGTCGCAAGATCTCTGGCATAAGTCACCGTTACGGTATGTGACGTCGCGCTGGTTGACTGAAAGGCACCGTAGGACTGGAAAGCCGTCTCGTCGTAGTTCATCAGGTCCATTACATCATAATTCGACAACGGGCTGGCACCGTAAGCGGCTCCGCTATCGGTGAAGGTCACAGTCAGCGTATCCCCGGCGTTAAATTGCGCGGCAGGAAATTGACTACTACTACCATTTAACGTTGTTGCACCTGAGAGCGCGTTTACCGCGGTACACCCGGCCGATAAGGCATACGCAGAGGACGTCCCCGCGCCAGACAAAACCAGAAAAGCGAAACCGGCTAACGCCTTTCGCCGCGATGAGTTGCGCACCATCATTCACCCTGAAGTTAAATTTTATAGTTATCATCAATAAGATTAATCTTATTCTCGCGAGGCTAGCACGGGGCGGTGCTGGGTGATGGGCGGAATTAAGTCCGGTTTTGCAGTTATTTCAGGCTATTACTTATGTTGCTGACAACCTGATGAATTCATCGGCATTCAGCATTTTTTATCGACTGATATCAAAACAGAGAAAGTTTTTTAATGGCATAACGTCAGGGCCAGGGGCAGTACCCAACAAATCCAATATTAATTTGCAAACGTCTGGAATGTTTACCAAATTTACTAACATTCCGCGAATGCTCTGAAGGGAAAATCATGAGACGTATTCTGATGGCTTTACATTTGGCCCTGATGTTCTGTGTGTCTTCGGCCCATGCCGAGGGGGTGATTAGCGAAGGGTGGAACTGGTTAACCAATGATGTCTCCCAGACCTGGGAGCAGCCACAAAATTACGATCTCTATTTGCCGTTTATCGCCTGGCATGCCCGCTTTGCTTACGATAAAGAAAAAACCGATAACTATAATGAAATGCCGTGGGGCGGTGGCTTTGGCGTGTCCCGTTACAATGAAGAGGGTAACTGGAGCACGCTGTATGCCATGATGTTTAAAGATTCGCATAACGAATGGCAGCCGATCGTCGGCTACGGCTGGGAAAAAGGCTGGTATCTCGACAATGCGCGCGATTTTCGCCTTGGCCTCGGTTTCACCGCCGGGATTACCGCGCGTGATGATTTCGCCAACTATGTCCCATTGCCGATTGTGTTACCCCTTTTCTCGGCGGGTTATAAGCGCGCAACCGTGCAGTTCACCTATATTCCAGGCACCTATAATAATGGCAATGTGCTATTCGCCTGGCTGCGTTTGGCCTTTTAACCGACGGATGCTGCTATGGCGAGAACCCACTTTGATGGCTTAAAAAAAACCGGGTTAACCGTTGCCAGCCTGGCAAAAATCATCCTGGTGGGTCTGGTCGTCATCATCATCGTTTTCTTTATTGGTCGGATTTATCAGTCTGAGCGCGGTGCGCCATTGCATCGCTGGCACACCTGGTCAGCAGATGAAATGAGTGAAAAAGAGATCGACCGCGCCAGTTTTTCTGATTATCAGGCACGGGAAAACGCCATTTTTCTCGATATGAAGCACAGCATTACCGACACGCTCAGTGACGACGAGAAAACGACGCTGAACCGTTACTACGCGCAAAGCCGGGTTTATCCCGCCCGATTTCAACCGGACTGGAATCGTTCTTTTATTCTGATGCCACAGGGAACCCCGCGCGGTGCGGTGGTGCTGCTGCATGGTTTGACCGATTCCCCCTACAGCATGCGCTATCTGGCGGAGGATTACCGGCAGCAGGGTTTTGTGGCCGTGGTGCCGCGTCTGCCTGGGCATGGTACCGCGCCAGGTGCCCTGACCACGGTGAATTGGGAGCAATGGCTGGCTGTCGCCCGTTTGGCGGTGCGTGAAGCCACGCGCCGCGCCGGGCCTGATGTCCCGCTCCATCTGGTGGGTTATTCCAACGGCGGCGCACTGGCGATGAAATACGCCCTTGATGCCCTCAACGATCCCTCGCTACGCCAGCCCCAGCAGCTTGTACTGATGTCACCGATGATCGGCGTGACGGCCTTTGCGCGTTTTGCCGGGCTGGCGGGGTTACCTTCGCTACTGCCTGGATTCGCTAAAGCGGCCTGGCTGAATGTGGTACCGGAATTCAATCCCTATAAATACAACTCCTTTCCGGTTAAGGCTGCACGCCAGTCCTGGCTACTGACCCAGGCGCTCCAGCAACAAATTTTGCAGGAGGCACGTAATCAGCAGCTGGCACAATTGCCGCCCGTGCTGACGTTCCAGTCAGTAATGGATTCCACGGTCAGTACTCGTGCGGTGGTGGATTCGCTGTATCGTTATTTGCCTGGTCACGGAAATCAGCTGGTGATTTTTGATATCAACCAGGCATCTGATTTGCGCGCGTTGTTCCGGCCAGCGTTGTACACCGCGGTGAGCAACCTGCTGCCCGCCGTACCACGTCATTACGGCACCACTGTTATCACCAATGCGACACCTGCCACCAGCGCAACTGTGGCCCGCAACACGCCAGCCGATCAAACAACCGAAACCGTTCAGCCATTAAATATCGCGTGGCCGCCAGGTATGTATTCTTTGTCCCATGTCGCGGTGCCTTTTCCCCTCACTGATTCGCTATATGGTCTGGCACCGACGGAAAAGAATCAGTCGGGTATCAGCCTCGGCACTATCTCATTGCGCGGTGAAACCAACACGCTGATCGTTGGGCTGGATACGTTGATGCGCGCCAACTCCAACCCGTTTTTTGACTATATGATGATGCGCATTAATCACCACATTGCCTGTAGCCACCAAGCTGATGTTGCGGCATGTCTGCAAACCTGGTGACCGATAGCGAAAAAAATAAAATTTTCCCGAATAGAAATCTCCGTTGAGGTGTTTACCACCAGACAAGGTGATTTTTCGGCGTCCTTCTCCCGGTGAACCTTGCCCCCGGTCGGTGTGAAAAACCTGGCCGCTTTATTCCATGCCACTTTGCGAGGTTCAATGATGAAAACGATCAACTCTGTTCGCTGGTTGGTTCTGCCCGCCTTGTTACTGGCCCTGCACGCGCCCGGTGCATGGGCGATGGGGAATGATGACAGCAACAGTAAAACGCCGGATTGTCCGAAAGGCCAGGTGTATGACAGTAAATCGAAAAGCTGCGTACCGGATAAAACCAGCTCTCTCAGCGATGAGGACAAGACCAACTACGCTTACCATCTGGCCAAAAAAGGGGAGTATCAGGCCGCGCTTAATCTGCTGGATACGCTAAAAAATCCCAACACCAAAGAAGCCTGGAATTACCGGGGTTACGCCACGCGTAAGCTGGGCCGCACCGATGAAGGGATGAGCTACTATCAACGATCAATCGCCATCGACCCGCATTATGCCAAAGTGCGTGAGTATCTCGGTGAGGCCTGGATGATTAAAGGTCGTCCCGATCTGGCGAAAGAACAGCTTGCCGTCATCAAAACCCTGTGTGGTGTGAGCTGTGAAGAGTATCGCGACTTGCAGGCTGCGATTAACGGACATCCCGAGTCCTGACAGATTGTTTAGCGGAGGGTGGAAAAATCACCAGCACTGAAGTTCGACAGCATCTGGCAACACATCTGGTGCGCTTATGGCGTTACGCCATGGTGCTGTCACGTAACCGCGATGTGGCCGAAGAGCTGGTGCAATCCACCTGTGTGCGGGCGCTGGAGCGCAGTGCGCAATTCACGCCCGGCACGCGCATTGATCGCTGGTTATTTAGCGTGTTGCATTCGGTATGGATCAATGAATTGCGCGCCCAGCGGGTGCGCATGGGACAGGGATTTGTTGCCAGTGATGAGCTGATCGCCCCGGATCATCAGCAACATAATGAGGAACGCATGCAGTATCTCAAGGTGATGCAGCGGGTTGGGCAGTTGCCGGAAGCGCAGCGTAATGCGGTATTTCTGGTGTATGTCGAAGGTTTTACCTATCAGGAAGCGGCTGAGACGCTGGCAGTGCCGGTGGGCACCATCATGAGCCGCCTGGCTGCGGCGCGCAGCACGCTGGCCAATGCCGCGTCTGCGCCACAGGAGAAACGCGTGTGACTGTGATGCGATTTAGTTCACCTTACCCGGATGAAGCCATCGTCGCCTGGCTGGATGGTGAAATGCGCGCGGATGATGTTCAGGCATTTGAGAAGGAACTCAAGCGCAGCCCGGCGTTATCCGCCCGTACTGCAGAATTGATGAAAAGCAATCAACCCTTTGCAGAGGCGTTTGGTTTGATGCTGGAACAGGCCCCGGAACCCCGCATGCAACAACAGCTGGCACAGTTGCTGGCGCAAACGCCAGCGTCGCCCGAGTGGCCGCCAGCGCAAGTGAGTCGGCGGGCATTAATCGCCGCATCGTTAGGTTTTCTGCTGGTGGGTGGAGGGTTCGGCTATCTGCTGCGACCGGTAACTCAGCCTGATGAAAGCGTCACCATCCGTGAGCTGGAAGCACAATATATGTCGTTATACAGCCCGGAAACGCTGGCGGATGTTGATAGCTCACCGCAGGTACTGCAACACGCGCTAGCGCGCACCGCGCGTGACCTTGATCTGCATCTGACGCTGACACAACTCACGTTACCGGAAGCGGATCTTAAAAGCGTCAGAATGCTGCGTTATGACGATGCGTTGATCAGCCAGATTGCCTGGAACCACGCCAGTTATGGTCCGATGGCGTTGTGCATTTCACGTCAGGAGCCACAGCCATCCAGCGCACTGAATCAGGAAAAGCGTCATGGCATGAATCTGGTATGGTGGCATCGTGCCGGTTATCAGTTTGTGTTGATTGGACGTAATCCGGCGGAGCAACTGATGAAAACCGCGACCTTGCTCAGCCGCGGTTTGGTGGTGTGATGGTCAGAAACGCAGTGAAAGGCAGGTCAGGCCGCCGTCCATCTTACGGATCTCGCTGGTATCCAGTTCGATAATCGGCATATCCAGCGTGTGCAGCTGTGCCAGCGTAGCCGGATAACCCGCCGGGGTAATCAGCGTACCGTTGATCAGCAAGGTATTACCGGCATAAATCTCTTCGTCGGGAATAATCAGATGCTGATATTGGGAGAACTGCGGCAGGCGGGCAAACTTCTCTGTCGAGATCAGGGTATTTTTACCCACATAGTTGATGGCGGATTTCAGATGCAAGCCTTCGTCAACCTCCACAGAAGTGACGCTGTAACCATAAGGCTCCACCAGGGTGGCGAACTCGCGAATACCGGCCTCATTGGTGCGGGTCGTCAGCCCAATATAGAACGCTTTATCGATCAGCATCACATCACCGCCTTCGAGGGTGCCGCGATCGCTCATCACCTTCAGCGGGCGAAAATCCTTCAGCACCGCCGCGATTGACTCCACTTCGCCAGCCCGCTGAGGCGCACCGGGATGGGTGATCACGGCCAGTTCCGGCAGGACCACTGCGGTATCTTCGACAAAGTGCGCATCGGGAAAGTCGGCTTCAGCCGGCAGCAGCGTCACCTTCAGTCTGAGCGACAGCATGGCGTTCAGATAATCCCAGAATTGCCTGCGGGTGAGTTCAGCATCCGGTACGCCGAGAGAGGCGGTGGTCAGCCCTGCTGCGCAATTGTCAGCCGGGAGTCTTGCAATGATTTGAGTAAAATCCATCTGTCATTCCTTTAATAATGGTTATGCCTGATAACAAATCTACCTGGCAGGTGACTCACAGTAAATCAAGCTGCGCATTTAGCACGGCGATTTGTTGTCGCCACGCTTCCTGAAGCGCCGGTTTCTGGTGTTTCGGCTTACGACTGACGTCATCAGCCAGTTTTTGCTGTAAATCCAGCAAGGTTGCCAGCAGCGTATCTTCATCAGCGATTTTCGCATCCATACCCCTGGGGGCGGGTTGCTCGTCAGCGATCGCAGGGGGGCTAATCTGCAATTTTTCCGTCATGGCGGGCAAATCCTGCCATTCCGTAAGTTGCTGTTGTTCAATCAACCAGAAACGATTGCAGCTCTGTGCCATCAGTGACCGGTCATGCGTGATTAATAACACCGCGCCAGAGAACTGATTTAGCGCCGCTGCCAGCTCCTCTTTACCCGCCATATCAAGATGGTTAGTCGGTTCATCCAGCAACAGCAACGAATAGCGTGCCAGGGTCAGCCCGACAAACATCAGACGCGATCGCTCGCCGCCACTCAGTGAACTCACCCGCTGTTGATGTCGCTGATAGGGGAAACCGGCTGCAATCAGCGCCATCTTACGCTGGTCATTGCTGAGAGAACCGAAAGGCACCAGCGCATCGCTCAGGGTGTCGCCATCCGCTAACTGCATCAGGTTTTGATCGTAATAACCCAGCCGGGCACGGGGATGAAACATGCCAGATGATGGCTGCTGCCAGCTCTGCCACAGATGACGCAGCAGGGATGACTTACCTGAACCGTTACGGCCAGCCACAGCGATGCGATCGCCACTTTTGACCTGTAAAGCCGGTAACCTGAACAACACCGGTGCCTGCGGGGCCGGGCGCACCGTCATTTCCGGTAGTGCCAGCACGCGATCGGCATCCAGCGCCTCCCCCTGTAATTGCAAACGCCAGGGACTGCCGTCGGTGAGGGTGGTTTGTACCTCCTTCAGCCAGTCAACCCGTTTCTCCATTTGCTGCGCTTTGCGGGAAAGGCCTTCGTTATCATAGGTACGTCCCCAAATCGCCAGCCGGTGCGCGCTTTTTGCCAGCCGATCGATCTCCTTCTGCTCGC is drawn from Pantoea cypripedii and contains these coding sequences:
- a CDS encoding dimethylarginine dimethylaminohydrolase family protein; protein product: MDFTQIIARLPADNCAAGLTTASLGVPDAELTRRQFWDYLNAMLSLRLKVTLLPAEADFPDAHFVEDTAVVLPELAVITHPGAPQRAGEVESIAAVLKDFRPLKVMSDRGTLEGGDVMLIDKAFYIGLTTRTNEAGIREFATLVEPYGYSVTSVEVDEGLHLKSAINYVGKNTLISTEKFARLPQFSQYQHLIIPDEEIYAGNTLLINGTLITPAGYPATLAQLHTLDMPIIELDTSEIRKMDGGLTCLSLRF
- a CDS encoding tetratricopeptide repeat protein, yielding MKTINSVRWLVLPALLLALHAPGAWAMGNDDSNSKTPDCPKGQVYDSKSKSCVPDKTSSLSDEDKTNYAYHLAKKGEYQAALNLLDTLKNPNTKEAWNYRGYATRKLGRTDEGMSYYQRSIAIDPHYAKVREYLGEAWMIKGRPDLAKEQLAVIKTLCGVSCEEYRDLQAAINGHPES
- a CDS encoding ABC-F family ATP-binding cassette domain-containing protein produces the protein MSTLLSAQAVGFDHAFGTLFHNITFTLKKGDRIGLLGANGTGKSTLLKILSGELDAIRGNVIQASHCLLARIEQHLPHELAQAPLLDSVAAQLPPSLQLSERWRAQALLDSLGFSVDQQAQTAATLSGGQHMRLLLARALIRQPDLLLLDEPSNHLDLPTLLWLETFLKSWSGSFVLVSHDSTLLDRVTTSSWILRDKTLLFFDLPCSAARTALAEQDAADAQRFHSEQKEIDRLAKSAHRLAIWGRTYDNEGLSRKAQQMEKRVDWLKEVQTTLTDGSPWRLQLQGEALDADRVLALPEMTVRPAPQAPVLFRLPALQVKSGDRIAVAGRNGSGKSSLLRHLWQSWQQPSSGMFHPRARLGYYDQNLMQLADGDTLSDALVPFGSLSNDQRKMALIAAGFPYQRHQQRVSSLSGGERSRLMFVGLTLARYSLLLLDEPTNHLDMAGKEELAAALNQFSGAVLLITHDRSLMAQSCNRFWLIEQQQLTEWQDLPAMTEKLQISPPAIADEQPAPRGMDAKIADEDTLLATLLDLQQKLADDVSRKPKHQKPALQEAWRQQIAVLNAQLDLL
- a CDS encoding alpha/beta hydrolase, with the protein product MARTHFDGLKKTGLTVASLAKIILVGLVVIIIVFFIGRIYQSERGAPLHRWHTWSADEMSEKEIDRASFSDYQARENAIFLDMKHSITDTLSDDEKTTLNRYYAQSRVYPARFQPDWNRSFILMPQGTPRGAVVLLHGLTDSPYSMRYLAEDYRQQGFVAVVPRLPGHGTAPGALTTVNWEQWLAVARLAVREATRRAGPDVPLHLVGYSNGGALAMKYALDALNDPSLRQPQQLVLMSPMIGVTAFARFAGLAGLPSLLPGFAKAAWLNVVPEFNPYKYNSFPVKAARQSWLLTQALQQQILQEARNQQLAQLPPVLTFQSVMDSTVSTRAVVDSLYRYLPGHGNQLVIFDINQASDLRALFRPALYTAVSNLLPAVPRHYGTTVITNATPATSATVARNTPADQTTETVQPLNIAWPPGMYSLSHVAVPFPLTDSLYGLAPTEKNQSGISLGTISLRGETNTLIVGLDTLMRANSNPFFDYMMMRINHHIACSHQADVAACLQTW
- a CDS encoding sigma-70 family RNA polymerase sigma factor → MATHLVRLWRYAMVLSRNRDVAEELVQSTCVRALERSAQFTPGTRIDRWLFSVLHSVWINELRAQRVRMGQGFVASDELIAPDHQQHNEERMQYLKVMQRVGQLPEAQRNAVFLVYVEGFTYQEAAETLAVPVGTIMSRLAAARSTLANAASAPQEKRV
- a CDS encoding autotransporter domain-containing protein; amino-acid sequence: MMVRNSSRRKALAGFAFLVLSGAGTSSAYALSAGCTAVNALSGATTLNGSSSQFPAAQFNAGDTLTVTFTDSGAAYGASPLSNYDVMDLMNYDETAFQSYGAFQSTSATSHTVTVTYARDLATEGVAFFLSTDYSQISNVQFSCTGTASSSVATLSALSLSAGTLSPAFSAATTSYTASVANSVASITVTPTPTDTNATVTVNGSAVTSGSASAAISLTAGATTSIPVIVTAQDGTTTDSYSVNVSRAEAAPVAANVAATVAANSSDNPITLAMSGGTPTSVAVATAPAHGTTTVSGTSITYTPTTGYSGSDSFTYNATNTGGTSADATVSLTVSAPALSFTPVAGALPGATLGSAWSQTVAASGGTAPYSYAASGLPAGITLNSITGVLSGTPAAIGSYTIQVTATDSNNATGTVSYTLSVGDQAPEVSAVSATVDAGSTNNAISLAISGSATSVAIVQQAAHGTATVSGLRILYTPVAGYSGSDTFTYSATNAYGTSQVATVSLNVTAVTLAMTPDSGALASGTVGQSYTQTFSVSGGTSPYSWQLSGTLPQGLTFTNGSLQGTPTSAGSSSFTLTATDANGVAVHGAYTLVINAAAPQAIDHSASLYAGQSVKINLTAGASGGPFTAARLLNQPDSRLGTASIQSADAGWQLLFTAASGASGTVTLRYVLTSASGTSEPALVTLTIASRPDPSKDADVIGMISAQFQAAQNFARAQIRNFNDRLEQLHNGAEIPSDMTGIHFNLPTARAERDTDRDLWATAWSQQRKYQQDAATKPAPAAPFASNNTGNRLSYWTGGYIDFGSDKDDAVRFSHTLVGISTGADYRFTPTFTAGMGLGFGRDVSDIGDSGTRNNGRSLSSALYASYHPNGFFIDGLMGYSRLEFDSKRYVSESDVFARGDRSGRQFFSSLTSGYEFRTLYSLISPYGRVQYYRTWLDSFAESNAGAFNLAFAPQSFSEVTTSAGLRGEHSVPVSWGLVKLQGRIEYSQLMDDVGRAGVGYADVGNDNWAMSVYEQSRKTLALGIGLDFLLPHDITPGIAYQGTLGLDEKQTRSQMIMIRVNIGF
- the pagP gene encoding lipid IV(A) palmitoyltransferase PagP, encoding MRRILMALHLALMFCVSSAHAEGVISEGWNWLTNDVSQTWEQPQNYDLYLPFIAWHARFAYDKEKTDNYNEMPWGGGFGVSRYNEEGNWSTLYAMMFKDSHNEWQPIVGYGWEKGWYLDNARDFRLGLGFTAGITARDDFANYVPLPIVLPLFSAGYKRATVQFTYIPGTYNNGNVLFAWLRLAF